The following coding sequences are from one Leptolyngbya sp. NIES-3755 window:
- a CDS encoding two-component hybrid sensor and regulator (similar to AA sequence:cyanobase_aa:LBDG_06530) encodes MWQKIQAFFQRTRSVLIIVPSVAATVTAGQLLGVFNLLEWQTRDQFIRQRSHYDLSESIVIVTIDEEDIRSVKNWPIPDWSLAQLIEKIRAQNPRAIGLDLYRDLPEGEGHEQLVKVFESTPNLIGVEKITGDRVAPPPELKKRDRVGIADLVLDGDRQIRRALLTSEDTKEQTVKAGLATRVALKYLEAEEITLESINPDQQKFKLGQSIYLPLDDHRAGYTANDVGGYQILLNWYGAKRNFRTVPMRDVLAGRVPGNLMRDRMVFIGSIATSTNDFFGTPFSSSWFSAEDPTPGVVIHANIAQQLVDSVTENNLLQGFSLKQFIAWIFACSSFGAIGSWKLAGMSTRRRLPGGKILWATVGSSGSIVVGAYLSFLGGWIVPVTPALTALIASVIATVSSHRYEKLEETNRKLESANNQLLDYSKTLEVKVEERTHELMEAKQAADAANQAKSEFLANMSHELRTPLNGILGYAQILERSVSQKEQEGIRIIHQCGSHLLTLINDILDLSKIEARKLELDFGSVHFESFLNGVAEICRIRAEQKGIGFHVEIDDRFPAAIVTDEKRLRQVLINLLGNAIKFTDQGQVAFRAKLIDDSTLRFEIEDTGVGMSIEQVEKIFMPFEQVGENGRKSEGTGLGLAISQRIANLMGSGIEVQSHLGEGSCFSLALKFEAASEWQSTIATENQTVIGMVDRTPSILIVDDDRTQCGLVAALLQEIGFEVMVAYSGSDGWLAVNDRIPELIITDLAMPLLDGVGLIEQLRSNSTTCNIPIIVSSANVFGSNRQRSLQAGANAFLPKPIQIQELLTILKELLNLTWVYQTQSAVKPTIEQTEIIVPEQGILDDLYHLAMMGDIAAIEGILESLAKENPQYTPFVVALNKLTATFQTAKIRQFLKSYAKAESY; translated from the coding sequence ATGTGGCAAAAAATTCAAGCGTTCTTTCAACGGACTCGTAGTGTTTTAATCATTGTGCCTAGTGTTGCTGCAACCGTTACCGCAGGTCAACTCTTAGGTGTGTTCAATTTGTTAGAGTGGCAGACCCGCGATCAGTTTATTCGACAGCGATCGCATTATGATTTGTCAGAGTCGATCGTGATTGTGACGATCGATGAGGAAGACATTCGCAGTGTGAAAAATTGGCCCATTCCCGATTGGTCGCTGGCTCAATTGATTGAAAAAATTCGGGCACAGAATCCAAGAGCGATCGGACTCGATTTGTATCGCGATCTGCCTGAAGGTGAGGGACATGAGCAGCTTGTTAAAGTCTTTGAAAGTACACCGAATTTGATTGGTGTTGAGAAGATCACAGGCGATCGAGTAGCACCACCGCCTGAATTAAAAAAACGCGATCGGGTTGGAATTGCAGATTTGGTACTGGATGGCGATCGACAAATTCGCCGTGCATTATTAACTTCTGAAGATACCAAAGAGCAAACCGTTAAAGCAGGATTAGCCACACGAGTCGCACTAAAGTATCTAGAAGCAGAAGAAATTACTTTAGAGAGCATTAACCCAGATCAACAGAAATTTAAGCTGGGTCAATCGATTTATCTGCCCTTGGATGATCATCGAGCAGGCTATACCGCGAATGATGTCGGTGGATATCAGATTTTGCTGAACTGGTATGGAGCAAAGCGAAATTTCCGGACTGTCCCAATGCGGGATGTGTTAGCAGGTCGAGTACCTGGGAATTTAATGCGCGATCGCATGGTTTTTATCGGCTCGATCGCGACCAGTACCAATGACTTTTTTGGGACACCGTTTAGTTCATCCTGGTTCTCAGCCGAAGATCCAACTCCTGGAGTGGTAATTCACGCGAACATTGCTCAGCAACTTGTGGATAGTGTAACAGAGAATAATTTGCTGCAAGGATTTTCGCTGAAGCAGTTTATTGCCTGGATTTTTGCTTGTTCTAGCTTTGGGGCAATCGGAAGTTGGAAATTAGCTGGAATGTCTACTCGTAGACGGCTTCCGGGCGGGAAGATTCTTTGGGCAACAGTGGGAAGCAGTGGCTCGATCGTCGTAGGAGCATATCTCAGCTTTTTGGGAGGTTGGATTGTTCCGGTTACACCTGCATTAACCGCCTTGATTGCGAGTGTGATTGCAACCGTGAGTTCTCATCGCTATGAAAAGTTAGAAGAAACGAATCGTAAATTGGAATCCGCGAACAATCAGTTATTAGATTACTCGAAAACGCTAGAAGTGAAAGTCGAGGAACGCACTCATGAATTGATGGAAGCGAAACAGGCAGCGGACGCGGCAAATCAGGCTAAGAGCGAATTTCTAGCCAATATGAGCCACGAGTTACGCACACCGCTGAATGGAATCTTGGGATATGCACAGATTTTAGAGCGATCGGTTTCTCAAAAAGAACAAGAAGGTATCCGAATCATTCATCAATGCGGTTCTCACTTGCTGACGTTGATCAATGACATTTTGGATTTGTCAAAGATCGAAGCTCGGAAATTAGAACTCGATTTTGGTAGTGTGCATTTTGAAAGCTTTCTCAATGGTGTTGCTGAAATTTGCCGAATTCGAGCAGAGCAGAAAGGCATTGGATTTCACGTGGAAATTGACGATCGATTCCCTGCTGCGATCGTCACCGACGAAAAACGATTACGCCAAGTCTTGATCAATCTTCTGGGCAACGCAATTAAATTCACAGATCAAGGACAAGTCGCATTTCGAGCTAAGTTGATCGATGATTCTACCCTTCGGTTTGAAATTGAAGATACGGGTGTGGGAATGTCGATCGAGCAAGTCGAAAAGATTTTTATGCCGTTTGAGCAAGTCGGTGAAAACGGACGAAAATCGGAAGGAACAGGCTTGGGACTGGCGATCAGTCAGCGAATTGCAAATCTGATGGGCAGTGGAATCGAAGTGCAAAGCCACCTCGGTGAAGGCAGTTGTTTCTCGTTAGCGCTGAAATTTGAAGCGGCTTCTGAATGGCAATCAACGATTGCAACTGAGAATCAAACCGTGATTGGAATGGTCGATCGGACTCCTTCAATTTTGATTGTGGATGACGATCGGACTCAATGTGGTTTGGTCGCAGCACTGCTACAGGAGATTGGATTTGAAGTCATGGTTGCTTATAGCGGAAGTGACGGCTGGTTAGCAGTGAACGATCGCATTCCTGAGTTGATCATTACTGATTTAGCAATGCCGTTATTGGATGGGGTGGGACTGATTGAACAATTGCGATCGAATTCCACAACTTGCAACATTCCGATTATTGTTTCAAGTGCGAATGTGTTTGGCTCCAATCGTCAACGGAGTCTACAAGCGGGCGCAAATGCGTTCTTGCCGAAGCCCATTCAAATTCAAGAACTATTGACTATTTTGAAAGAACTGCTCAACTTAACGTGGGTTTATCAGACCCAATCAGCAGTCAAACCTACGATCGAGCAAACAGAAATCATTGTCCCTGAACAAGGAATTTTAGATGATCTGTATCACCTTGCAATGATGGGCGATATCGCCGCGATCGAGGGAATTCTAGAATCACTAGCTAAGGAAAATCCCCAGTACACGCCATTCGTTGTGGCTTTGAACAAGCTTACTGCAACGTTCCAAACTGCAAAAATCCGTCAGTTCCTCAAGTCTTACGCCAAGGCAGAGTCATACTAA
- a CDS encoding hypothetical protein (similar to AA sequence:cyanobase_aa:LBDG_06520) codes for MNYQSISSTLGVIALVASSAWTPVQAVPFTPPPGNGAPSQATGGASRGSLFVNTRNRTVRRATGGASRGSIFQPRANRRAPQRAVGGASRGGFFQPSRANRAPRFTAGGASRTGRQELDPSIVASSGPAAMLALLPQTYYGTTVSERPTILVYLPATGADRAVFSLKDEVGNTVYETEIAVSKEAGVRTIALPKEAPALEVDKNYQWFLALKVDGRLNPSTPYVDGWIQRIRPSTELVTALKQNDPLERAKALGANGVWYDCVATLASLRAGQPNSESLAQEWSDLLSAVELSAIDQAPMVN; via the coding sequence ATGAACTATCAATCGATTTCTAGTACGTTGGGTGTGATTGCCCTCGTCGCGAGTAGTGCGTGGACTCCGGTTCAGGCAGTTCCCTTTACCCCACCTCCGGGCAATGGTGCTCCAAGCCAAGCCACAGGGGGAGCTTCTCGCGGTAGTTTGTTCGTGAACACTCGGAACCGCACTGTTCGACGAGCTACAGGGGGAGCTTCTCGTGGCAGCATTTTCCAACCTCGTGCCAATCGTCGTGCTCCTCAGCGGGCAGTGGGTGGCGCTTCTCGTGGCGGATTCTTCCAGCCTTCTCGTGCCAATCGCGCTCCCCGATTTACCGCAGGTGGCGCATCTAGAACCGGAAGACAAGAGTTAGATCCGTCGATCGTGGCTTCGTCGGGTCCGGCTGCAATGTTGGCACTATTGCCGCAAACTTACTACGGAACTACAGTTTCAGAGCGTCCAACGATTCTGGTCTATCTGCCTGCAACTGGAGCCGATCGTGCGGTGTTCAGTCTGAAAGATGAAGTAGGAAACACTGTTTATGAAACGGAAATTGCAGTCAGCAAAGAAGCAGGCGTGAGAACGATCGCGCTTCCTAAAGAAGCTCCTGCACTGGAAGTGGATAAGAACTATCAGTGGTTCTTGGCATTGAAAGTGGATGGACGATTGAATCCGAGTACGCCTTACGTGGATGGTTGGATTCAGCGGATTCGACCGAGTACAGAACTGGTGACGGCTCTGAAACAAAACGATCCGCTGGAACGGGCGAAAGCGTTGGGTGCAAATGGAGTTTGGTATGACTGTGTAGCGACTCTGGCTTCGCTGCGGGCAGGACAACCGAACAGTGAAAGCTTGGCTCAGGAGTGGAGCGATTTGCTCTCAGCCGTCGAGTTAAGCGCGATCGATCAAGCTCCGATGGTCAACTAA
- a CDS encoding hypothetical protein (similar to AA sequence:cyanobase_aa:LBDG_06510), with the protein MIFRSKHRRWFCFCLGVLSLSLSITTVTPAKATSQAAPAPIVSQSLSPLDQGRKFFQSGRFGDAIAVWQTAAQDYRIKGDRLNEALSLSYLSLAQQELSQWNDATKSIEQSIVLLKDAKPGADAVLWAQVLNTQASLLLHTGKAEAALESWKQAQTYYEKAKDTTGSLGTQINQAQALQSLGYYRRAKQQLSDITQQLAKLPNSDIKVSGLRTLGITLQMIGDSTQSREVLEQSLAIAKDLKLNSEVSAILAGLGKTAIDLDDPEAALSYFEQSEQAALTPIEQLQARLDQFRLLVDYDLFDKAAPMAPQLLSQLKQLSPSRTSMYAAINFSASLNSIEDQEQLVPLSEVSKLLEKTVQAAKTVQDPRAEAYALNQWGKLYGRTAQWKEAEIVTEQSLKIARQIQADDIIAQSAWQMGRLYLEQGQTQKAIAPYTEAVKSLSAIRGDLAAINPDVQFSFRESVEPVYREFVALLLEGQPGQAELSKARGLIESLQVAELDNFFREACLDKTQQIDQVDPTATVVYPIILPDRLAVILSTAGQPLQYHVTQKSQAEVEETLDQLLSSLNPVSDFRDRDRASQQVYDWLIRPAESALKNTKTLVFVLDGKLRNIPMSALYDGKQYLIEKYAVTLSPGLQLMAARSLQQTQVGALVGGISESRSGFAALPAVESEVQQIIKTVPGSKLLNSEFTGEALSDRLKNSQANVVHLATHGQFSSRLEDTFLLTWDGKVNIKELSELLQSRDSSRAIDLLVLSACDTASGDDRAVLGLAGLAVKSGARSTLATLWPVKDKAAALIMTQFYEELRKPGQNKAEALRQAQLKLIRETDFRDPFFWSGFVMVGNWQ; encoded by the coding sequence ATGATTTTTCGATCGAAGCACCGTCGATGGTTCTGCTTTTGTCTCGGCGTTCTCAGTTTATCCCTATCGATAACGACCGTCACTCCTGCAAAGGCGACCTCTCAAGCCGCTCCCGCTCCCATCGTGTCCCAATCGTTATCTCCCCTCGATCAAGGGCGTAAGTTCTTTCAATCCGGGCGATTTGGAGATGCGATCGCAGTTTGGCAAACCGCTGCCCAAGACTACCGCATAAAAGGCGATCGCTTAAATGAAGCCCTCAGTTTGAGCTATCTTTCTTTGGCGCAACAAGAACTGAGCCAGTGGAACGACGCGACGAAATCGATCGAGCAAAGTATCGTCCTGCTCAAAGATGCAAAACCAGGAGCCGATGCGGTTCTCTGGGCACAAGTATTGAACACTCAAGCAAGTTTACTGCTGCATACTGGAAAGGCAGAAGCCGCTCTAGAAAGCTGGAAGCAGGCGCAAACTTACTATGAAAAAGCAAAGGATACAACTGGAAGCCTGGGGACGCAAATCAATCAGGCGCAAGCCTTACAGAGTTTGGGATACTATCGTCGCGCTAAACAACAGTTGAGTGATATCACTCAACAACTCGCAAAACTTCCCAACTCTGATATTAAAGTCAGCGGACTCAGAACGCTTGGAATTACGCTGCAAATGATTGGTGATTCGACTCAGAGCCGAGAAGTACTAGAACAAAGTTTAGCGATCGCAAAAGATCTCAAACTCAATTCTGAAGTCAGCGCAATCTTAGCAGGACTTGGAAAAACTGCGATCGACCTAGATGATCCAGAAGCTGCATTGAGCTATTTTGAACAATCTGAACAAGCAGCGCTCACCCCGATCGAACAATTACAAGCGAGACTCGATCAATTCAGATTGCTTGTAGACTACGATTTGTTCGATAAAGCTGCTCCAATGGCTCCTCAACTGTTATCGCAACTCAAGCAACTTTCTCCCAGTCGGACTTCGATGTATGCTGCGATCAACTTTTCAGCCTCCTTGAACTCGATCGAAGATCAAGAGCAACTGGTTCCACTAAGTGAAGTTTCAAAGCTATTAGAGAAGACTGTTCAAGCTGCAAAAACTGTTCAAGATCCACGTGCAGAAGCTTACGCACTGAATCAATGGGGCAAGCTCTATGGACGAACTGCACAATGGAAGGAAGCGGAAATTGTCACCGAACAATCACTGAAAATTGCACGTCAGATTCAAGCCGATGACATCATTGCTCAATCCGCTTGGCAAATGGGGCGACTGTACCTCGAACAAGGACAAACCCAAAAAGCGATCGCGCCCTACACCGAGGCTGTAAAATCTCTCAGCGCGATTCGAGGCGATTTAGCTGCGATCAATCCTGATGTTCAATTCTCATTTCGTGAAAGCGTTGAACCTGTGTATCGCGAATTCGTAGCGCTGTTGCTAGAAGGTCAACCGGGACAAGCAGAACTCTCTAAAGCTCGCGGATTGATTGAATCGCTGCAAGTTGCAGAACTCGATAACTTCTTCCGCGAAGCTTGCTTGGATAAGACACAGCAAATCGACCAAGTTGATCCAACTGCAACCGTTGTTTATCCGATTATTTTGCCCGATCGATTAGCGGTGATTCTATCTACGGCTGGTCAACCTTTGCAATACCACGTCACGCAAAAATCCCAAGCTGAGGTAGAAGAAACGCTTGATCAATTGCTGAGTTCGTTGAATCCTGTGTCAGATTTTCGCGATCGCGATCGTGCATCTCAGCAAGTCTATGATTGGTTGATTCGTCCCGCAGAATCAGCGCTCAAAAACACCAAAACTTTAGTGTTCGTTCTGGATGGAAAACTCCGGAACATTCCCATGTCCGCACTTTATGATGGCAAGCAATATCTGATCGAAAAATATGCGGTGACGCTTTCTCCTGGGCTTCAGTTGATGGCGGCTCGATCGCTACAGCAAACTCAAGTCGGTGCATTAGTCGGTGGAATTAGTGAATCTCGATCGGGCTTTGCTGCTCTGCCTGCGGTGGAATCGGAAGTGCAGCAAATCATCAAAACCGTTCCCGGCTCGAAGTTGTTGAACTCTGAATTTACTGGCGAGGCGTTATCCGATCGCTTAAAAAACAGTCAGGCAAATGTGGTTCACCTTGCAACTCATGGACAATTTAGTTCGCGCTTAGAAGACACGTTCTTGCTCACCTGGGATGGCAAAGTCAACATCAAAGAACTGTCTGAACTGCTGCAAAGTCGGGATTCTTCTAGAGCGATCGACCTATTGGTTCTCAGTGCTTGTGATACTGCAAGTGGCGACGATCGTGCCGTTCTGGGACTGGCAGGCTTAGCCGTGAAATCAGGAGCACGATCGACGCTGGCAACTTTGTGGCCCGTGAAAGATAAAGCTGCCGCGTTAATCATGACTCAATTCTATGAGGAACTGCGAAAACCAGGACAGAACAAAGCCGAAGCCCTTCGCCAAGCCCAACTCAAACTGATTCGTGAAACCGACTTCCGTGATCCATTCTTCTGGTCTGGATTCGTTATGGTTGGAAATTGGCAGTAA
- a CDS encoding hypothetical protein (conserved hypothetical protein;~similar to AA sequence:cyanobase_aa:LBDG_04320): protein MSRHLLTIEPFEMNGFRFPGYMVSSTAPINVEDKEEIIVDHDPNEVIKEIANYFVENDDAEILIAIHGYNSDESGARWWYEETRRYINQNFADQVAPKFMVIGYRWSSEKVVPDEPGKKIRNVLKFLQGTTKSFKALPKPLAIAGIFGLSLWGIGSIFNLLIALLKVVSDVAILVASSFVLTISLFVLVIILTVFILRISGYFRDTYRAANYGVADLVEFIRQLDHQIVQQSPEGKQTRIRLNFIGHSMGAYVVTNTVRILSDVFDRDSIGNLEISNQKKCPSPNIGNVFRLSRLVLVAPDISAETIISGRGNPLRSSLRRFDEAYLFSNEGDMVLKIASTVANYFSFPASTRDGGYRLGNVIVRNPGKFGIEKNGIVNLNHDAKLLPLKGADFLDCLFIREGVPLSKRQAEIGLEGDRFIAELFTYFDCTNYKENGKGVVSQALGKPFLSYKDYVALILSGADGHGGFLYHRDANFSRRLIYGLSSLGFEKFLETIDKNQDKQTLLKLFSEQCEAKGIQVLLANERYDCNILHESCDRQGY from the coding sequence ATGAGCCGTCATCTACTTACGATCGAACCATTTGAGATGAATGGATTTCGTTTTCCAGGATATATGGTCAGTAGTACGGCTCCAATTAATGTCGAAGACAAAGAGGAAATTATTGTCGATCATGACCCGAACGAAGTCATCAAAGAAATCGCTAATTACTTCGTCGAAAATGATGATGCTGAGATTTTAATTGCGATTCACGGTTACAACTCAGACGAGTCGGGAGCACGATGGTGGTATGAAGAAACCCGTAGATATATCAATCAGAATTTTGCTGATCAAGTTGCTCCAAAATTCATGGTGATTGGCTATCGATGGTCCTCTGAAAAAGTCGTCCCTGATGAACCCGGTAAGAAAATTCGGAATGTTCTAAAATTTCTTCAAGGCACGACGAAATCATTCAAGGCACTTCCGAAACCATTAGCGATCGCAGGAATTTTTGGTCTCTCGCTTTGGGGGATTGGCAGCATTTTCAACCTGCTGATTGCATTACTCAAAGTGGTGAGTGATGTTGCGATTCTGGTGGCATCTTCCTTTGTACTCACCATTTCATTATTTGTTCTTGTTATTATTTTGACGGTCTTTATTCTAAGAATCTCTGGATATTTTCGAGATACTTACCGAGCCGCAAATTATGGCGTTGCAGATTTGGTTGAATTCATCCGCCAGCTTGATCATCAAATCGTTCAGCAGTCTCCAGAAGGCAAGCAGACTCGAATTCGACTGAACTTTATCGGTCACAGTATGGGCGCGTATGTCGTCACGAATACGGTACGGATCTTGTCCGATGTCTTTGATCGAGACTCGATCGGAAATCTCGAAATCAGTAATCAAAAGAAATGTCCCTCTCCTAATATTGGCAACGTCTTTCGATTGAGCCGATTAGTATTAGTTGCACCAGACATTTCAGCAGAAACAATTATCTCCGGTAGAGGCAATCCTCTACGATCTTCACTGCGTCGTTTTGATGAAGCTTATCTATTTAGTAACGAAGGCGATATGGTGCTGAAAATTGCTTCTACTGTGGCAAATTATTTCAGTTTTCCTGCCAGTACGCGAGATGGAGGATACCGCTTAGGAAATGTAATAGTGCGAAATCCTGGAAAGTTTGGAATTGAGAAAAATGGCATTGTCAACCTGAATCATGATGCAAAACTGTTGCCATTAAAAGGAGCGGATTTTCTCGATTGTTTATTTATCCGAGAAGGAGTTCCCCTCTCTAAACGCCAAGCAGAAATTGGACTCGAAGGCGATCGCTTTATTGCAGAGTTATTCACCTATTTCGATTGCACGAACTACAAGGAAAATGGCAAAGGAGTCGTTAGCCAAGCGCTTGGAAAACCATTTCTCAGCTACAAAGATTATGTTGCTTTAATTCTCTCTGGAGCCGATGGACATGGAGGATTTCTTTATCACAGAGATGCAAACTTTAGTCGCCGTTTAATTTACGGATTAAGTTCTCTTGGATTTGAGAAATTCTTAGAAACGATCGACAAAAATCAAGACAAACAAACGCTACTCAAACTGTTTTCTGAACAATGTGAAGCAAAAGGCATTCAAGTTTTACTCGCAAACGAGCGATATGACTGCAATATTCTGCACGAATCGTGCGATCGACAAGGCTACTAA
- a CDS encoding aspartate aminotransferase (similar to AA sequence:cyanobase_aa:LBDG_04310), translated as MNLPWISPADRLTKLPQYVFARLDELKANARAQGVDLIDLGMGNPDGATPSPIVESAMSAIQDSKNHGYPPFEGTASFRKAITDWYRRRYGVDLNPDGEALPLLGSKEGLTHLALAYLDPGDVVLVPSPSYPPHFRGPLIAGATLYPMVLKAEQDWLIDLAAIPDEVAKRAKILYFNYPSNPTTATAPREFFEEIVAFARRHEILLVHDQAYAELAFDGYQPTSLLEIPGAKEIGVEFHTLSKTYNMAGWRVGFVVGNQHVIQGLRTLKTNLDYGIFSAIQTAAETALNLPDRYLVEVQERYRTRRDFLINGLAELGWSIPKPNATMYLWIPCPPRMGSTDFALTVLQKTGVVVTPGNAFGAGGEGYVRISLIADCDRLGEALNRLKQAGIRYD; from the coding sequence ATGAACTTGCCCTGGATTTCTCCTGCCGATCGCTTAACGAAACTGCCTCAGTATGTGTTTGCGCGTCTTGATGAGCTGAAAGCCAATGCCAGAGCGCAAGGAGTCGATTTGATCGATTTAGGCATGGGAAATCCAGATGGGGCGACTCCCAGTCCGATCGTGGAATCCGCGATGTCTGCGATTCAAGATTCAAAGAATCACGGTTATCCGCCATTTGAAGGCACTGCGAGCTTTCGGAAGGCAATCACGGATTGGTATCGTCGCCGCTACGGAGTTGATTTGAATCCTGATGGGGAAGCGTTGCCGCTCTTGGGATCAAAAGAAGGATTGACTCATTTAGCGCTGGCATATCTTGATCCAGGTGATGTTGTTCTCGTTCCAAGTCCCTCATATCCACCACACTTTCGAGGTCCCTTGATTGCAGGCGCGACACTTTATCCGATGGTGTTGAAGGCTGAGCAGGACTGGTTGATTGACTTAGCTGCGATTCCAGATGAAGTCGCCAAGCGGGCAAAAATTCTTTATTTCAACTATCCGAGTAATCCAACGACTGCAACGGCTCCACGCGAATTTTTTGAGGAAATAGTAGCGTTCGCACGTCGTCATGAGATCTTACTGGTACATGATCAGGCTTATGCAGAATTAGCATTTGACGGATATCAGCCTACTAGCTTATTAGAAATTCCGGGCGCGAAAGAGATCGGCGTAGAATTCCACACTTTGTCCAAAACCTACAATATGGCAGGCTGGCGAGTTGGATTCGTCGTCGGCAATCAGCATGTCATTCAAGGGTTACGAACGCTGAAAACGAATTTAGACTATGGGATTTTCTCAGCGATTCAGACTGCGGCAGAAACAGCATTGAACTTGCCCGATCGATATTTAGTCGAAGTGCAAGAACGCTATCGAACTCGTCGCGATTTCCTGATCAATGGACTCGCAGAACTCGGCTGGTCGATTCCAAAGCCGAATGCGACGATGTATCTCTGGATTCCTTGCCCGCCTAGAATGGGTTCGACCGATTTTGCCTTGACGGTGCTGCAAAAAACTGGCGTAGTCGTGACCCCAGGAAATGCGTTTGGGGCAGGTGGCGAAGGATATGTACGAATTAGCTTGATTGCAGACTGCGATCGCTTAGGGGAAGCCCTGAATCGATTGAAGCAAGCAGGCATTCGATACGATTAA
- a CDS encoding ribulose bisphosphate carboxylase small chain (similar to AA sequence:cyanobase_aa:LBDG_36530), with translation MSYYISPRFLDKLAVHITKNFLSLPNVKAPLILGVHGRKGEGKSFQCDLVFERMGIEAVYMSAGELESPDAGDPARLIRLRYREAAEFVKVRGKMAVLLINDFDAGAGRVDQFTQYTVNTQLVHGTLMNIADNPTNVQLPGSYDSEPTRRIPIILTGNDFSTLYAPLTRDGRMDKFFWEPDRADRIGIVGGIFEVDQVAKSDVEKLVDQFPTQSIDFFGALRSRLYDEQIRRLIDDVGIDRISQRVVNSTDRPPEFRRPNFSLSHLIEVGNAIEQEQKRLQELRLVEEYNQTVRNRGLGEVQMTPQPVHNGSKISEPDRMRSAVQASSSYNGQPSSTRLTPEMVSEVNRILGQGQRLGIEVVDDRRFRMNSWNCYGMFEGDGAAAISALESCLDENQKNYVRIVGIRDRQRVIETIVHRPN, from the coding sequence ATGAGTTACTACATTTCTCCACGTTTTCTCGATAAACTCGCTGTCCATATCACCAAAAATTTTCTATCTCTGCCGAATGTGAAGGCTCCTCTGATTCTGGGAGTTCATGGACGGAAAGGGGAAGGGAAATCGTTTCAGTGCGATCTGGTGTTTGAACGGATGGGAATTGAAGCGGTTTATATGTCGGCTGGAGAGTTGGAAAGTCCGGATGCGGGAGATCCGGCGCGATTGATTCGACTGCGGTATCGAGAAGCAGCGGAATTTGTCAAAGTGCGCGGCAAAATGGCGGTTTTACTGATTAATGATTTTGATGCGGGTGCGGGACGAGTCGATCAGTTCACTCAGTACACCGTGAATACGCAGTTGGTACATGGAACATTGATGAATATCGCGGATAATCCGACGAATGTTCAGCTTCCAGGTAGTTATGATTCTGAGCCAACGCGGCGGATTCCAATTATTTTGACCGGGAATGATTTCTCGACGTTGTATGCTCCGTTGACTCGCGATGGGCGGATGGATAAGTTTTTCTGGGAACCCGATCGAGCAGATCGAATCGGTATCGTCGGCGGAATTTTTGAAGTCGATCAAGTGGCGAAAAGCGATGTTGAGAAATTAGTGGATCAGTTTCCCACTCAATCGATCGATTTCTTTGGCGCACTGCGATCGCGTCTTTACGATGAGCAGATTCGCCGCTTGATCGATGATGTGGGAATCGATCGAATTTCTCAGAGAGTCGTCAACAGTACCGATCGTCCACCAGAATTCCGCAGACCCAATTTCAGTTTGTCTCACTTAATCGAAGTCGGAAACGCGATCGAGCAAGAACAGAAACGACTTCAAGAATTGCGATTAGTCGAGGAATACAATCAGACGGTTCGCAATCGTGGACTCGGTGAAGTTCAGATGACACCGCAACCCGTTCACAATGGTTCAAAGATTTCGGAGCCTGATCGAATGCGGAGTGCGGTGCAAGCATCAAGCAGCTATAACGGTCAGCCTTCGAGTACTCGATTGACTCCTGAGATGGTGAGCGAAGTCAACCGAATTTTGGGACAGGGACAGCGGTTAGGAATTGAAGTGGTAGACGATCGACGATTCCGAATGAATTCTTGGAACTGTTATGGGATGTTTGAAGGAGATGGAGCGGCGGCAATTTCGGCATTGGAATCTTGTTTGGATGAGAATCAAAAGAATTACGTGCGGATTGTAGGAATTCGCGATCGACAACGGGTAATTGAAACGATCGTGCATCGTCCTAATTAA
- a CDS encoding hypothetical protein (hypothetical protein PCC8801_0685;~similar to AA sequence:cyanobase_aa:LBDG_36540) produces MVITILFIVIALVAWALHLMQEAIEQKEFSLMLAGTLVAMSATALVGVYFVMGNYMGYLSHLTPQEAAMNQEAYESVARYLEEQDQLYMSASASRSISQVVRNISP; encoded by the coding sequence ATGGTGATAACAATCTTATTTATTGTCATTGCTCTTGTGGCTTGGGCGCTTCATTTAATGCAGGAAGCGATCGAGCAAAAAGAGTTTTCCCTGATGCTGGCGGGTACATTGGTCGCAATGTCCGCGACAGCACTTGTCGGCGTTTACTTTGTGATGGGCAATTACATGGGATATCTCAGCCATCTCACTCCTCAAGAGGCAGCAATGAATCAAGAGGCGTATGAATCCGTGGCGCGGTATCTCGAAGAACAAGACCAGCTTTATATGAGTGCTTCGGCAAGTCGATCGATTTCTCAAGTTGTGCGAAACATTTCGCCATAA